A section of the Bacteroidetes Order II. bacterium genome encodes:
- a CDS encoding DUF1080 domain-containing protein, translating into MRLNFTLFFCIISIFGCKKADIPVPMLTPDEAIRDFRVAEGFQVELVAAEPQISSPVAINFDENGRMWVVEMRGYMPNIHGTNEDKAVGRISILQDRDGDGFFESGKTFMEGLVQPRALSFVKGGVLLAEPPNLWFVPIQNDKPGQKVLIDSTYADTGNVEHQPNGLLRAMDNWIYSAKGEVRYRQNGNGWLREEAIFRGQWGISQDDYGRLFYNNNSTTLLGDAYLPAVFPVNPHHAPKSNTIYNLQLVANTVFPRRQTRGVNRGYEKDVLDAAGKLRNVTSACGPVIYRGDQFPAAYRGHAFVMEPVGYLIKHIRLREENDQPRGAFDAGKEFLTATDERFRPVNAHTAPDGSLFVVDMHSGIIQHATYMTPYLRNHIQHYRLDQPTGMGRIFRIRHKNKPLAKAPQLRMATVKHLVATLSHPNGWWRDTAQRLLIEREDPTAIPLLIESSLIGAPLTKLHALWTLEGLKAHSVEHLDRIWQTAPEGFIREAILHQMARWAGGEQHETALSWLKNHPPSKSVKVREKASWVAAIAAHARDNVTVLKEVYPTLAEADTFPVLIDALITNIAGLETPVLRLLGQHVPTSVKNALHEAIEKSRQSSDAALQHLSKPERGLFAAGKGNYAKYCATCHASSGEGIKNLAPPLAGSEWVSGDPRLLGRIVLDGLTGPITVQGETYTFNAPMPGFRDNIEVNNEALAGILTFIRNSWGHKAGVVWAKDMILLRAETQRRNKPYAEKELRAISPNPRHIGVIQPLRTYHTSSPAQVRHKMTIDRPRWRKLFDGKTLKGWHILGGKATFRVENGEIIGETALNTPNTFLATHERYGDFVLELELKVDTLLNSGIQIRSNTFPDYLNGMVHGYQVEVDPSIRAWSGGIYDENRRLWMYDLKNKPKAQQAFRNNQWNHYRIAVVGSRIRTWVNGVPIADLADGLTLSGFIGLQVHGIGNDVTKKGLKVRWRNIRLLDYQTTTWFANSDPQDHPISAVNDDLPVTFWQSSAPDSWIEADFKRPRLVSSVQIAFHMAAARRYAFRILASEEGRHWRILKEGQSSPQTGLQTFSFPSTTTRYIRIIGLGHAEGRENAYTTIRIP; encoded by the coding sequence ATGCGTCTCAACTTCACCTTGTTCTTTTGTATAATTTCCATTTTTGGATGCAAAAAAGCAGATATTCCGGTTCCAATGCTCACGCCGGATGAAGCCATACGCGATTTTCGGGTGGCTGAGGGGTTTCAAGTGGAGTTGGTGGCTGCCGAGCCGCAAATATCATCGCCTGTTGCCATTAATTTCGACGAAAATGGCCGGATGTGGGTCGTGGAGATGCGTGGATACATGCCAAACATCCATGGAACCAATGAAGACAAGGCGGTCGGACGAATCAGCATTTTGCAAGATAGGGATGGTGACGGCTTTTTTGAATCGGGAAAAACTTTTATGGAGGGCTTGGTACAACCCCGTGCCTTGTCGTTTGTAAAAGGTGGTGTTCTCTTGGCCGAGCCGCCCAACCTTTGGTTTGTACCTATTCAAAACGACAAACCAGGGCAAAAAGTCTTGATAGACAGTACCTATGCCGATACCGGAAATGTGGAACATCAGCCCAATGGCTTGCTCCGTGCAATGGATAACTGGATTTACAGCGCCAAAGGAGAAGTTCGGTATCGCCAGAATGGAAACGGATGGCTACGCGAGGAAGCGATTTTTAGAGGACAATGGGGCATTAGTCAAGATGATTATGGGCGACTGTTTTACAACAACAACAGTACCACGCTCCTTGGCGATGCCTATCTGCCAGCCGTCTTTCCAGTAAACCCACACCATGCCCCAAAGTCCAATACCATTTACAACCTGCAATTGGTGGCAAATACGGTTTTTCCACGCCGTCAAACACGAGGGGTAAACCGAGGATACGAAAAAGACGTATTGGATGCTGCCGGAAAACTCCGGAATGTGACGAGTGCCTGTGGCCCCGTTATATATCGAGGTGATCAGTTTCCAGCAGCGTATCGCGGTCACGCCTTTGTGATGGAACCTGTTGGCTACCTTATTAAACACATCCGGTTACGAGAGGAGAACGATCAACCACGGGGTGCTTTTGACGCTGGAAAAGAATTTTTGACCGCCACCGATGAACGGTTCCGCCCGGTAAATGCCCATACTGCTCCAGATGGATCGTTGTTTGTTGTGGATATGCATAGTGGTATTATCCAACACGCCACTTACATGACCCCTTACCTACGGAATCACATTCAGCACTACCGATTGGATCAGCCTACTGGCATGGGGCGTATCTTCCGTATCCGACATAAAAACAAGCCACTGGCGAAAGCACCTCAGCTACGGATGGCTACCGTAAAACACTTGGTGGCGACACTCTCCCACCCCAATGGCTGGTGGCGCGACACGGCCCAACGGCTCTTGATAGAGCGTGAAGATCCAACAGCTATTCCATTATTGATTGAGAGTTCGTTGATAGGGGCACCGCTCACGAAACTCCATGCCCTATGGACCTTGGAAGGACTAAAGGCACATTCAGTGGAGCATTTAGACCGTATTTGGCAGACCGCGCCAGAGGGCTTTATCCGAGAGGCCATCTTACACCAAATGGCCCGATGGGCAGGCGGAGAGCAGCACGAGACGGCCTTGTCTTGGTTGAAGAACCATCCCCCCAGTAAGTCGGTAAAGGTGCGAGAAAAAGCCAGTTGGGTGGCAGCCATTGCTGCCCATGCCCGCGATAACGTCACGGTATTAAAAGAAGTATATCCGACCCTTGCCGAGGCAGATACCTTTCCGGTGCTCATAGATGCCTTAATTACCAATATAGCAGGTCTGGAGACGCCTGTACTGCGCCTTCTGGGCCAACATGTACCTACTTCTGTAAAAAACGCCCTGCATGAGGCAATCGAAAAATCCCGTCAATCGTCCGATGCCGCTTTGCAACACCTAAGCAAGCCGGAACGCGGCCTTTTTGCCGCAGGAAAAGGAAATTATGCCAAATATTGTGCTACTTGTCATGCTTCTTCGGGTGAAGGAATTAAGAATTTAGCGCCACCTTTGGCTGGATCGGAGTGGGTATCGGGCGACCCCCGTTTGTTGGGTCGCATCGTCTTGGATGGCCTTACTGGGCCCATTACCGTCCAAGGGGAAACCTACACGTTTAATGCACCTATGCCTGGATTCCGCGATAATATTGAGGTGAATAACGAAGCACTTGCAGGCATCCTTACTTTTATCCGAAATAGTTGGGGGCATAAAGCAGGGGTTGTCTGGGCGAAAGATATGATCCTACTCCGTGCAGAGACCCAAAGACGCAATAAGCCCTATGCAGAAAAAGAACTCAGGGCAATATCGCCCAATCCGCGACATATTGGCGTGATACAACCGCTACGGACGTACCATACTTCTTCGCCTGCGCAAGTACGTCATAAAATGACCATTGACCGGCCCCGCTGGCGCAAACTCTTTGACGGGAAAACCTTAAAAGGTTGGCATATTTTGGGTGGAAAAGCCACCTTCCGCGTTGAAAATGGCGAAATTATTGGGGAAACAGCCTTGAATACGCCGAATACATTTCTGGCCACCCACGAGCGTTATGGAGATTTTGTCTTAGAATTAGAATTAAAAGTGGATACCCTGCTCAACTCTGGCATTCAGATCCGGAGCAATACCTTCCCCGACTACCTAAATGGCATGGTACACGGGTATCAAGTTGAGGTGGATCCCTCTATACGGGCCTGGAGTGGCGGTATATATGACGAAAACCGCCGTTTGTGGATGTATGACCTAAAAAACAAGCCTAAGGCCCAGCAGGCTTTCCGCAACAACCAATGGAACCACTACCGAATCGCAGTTGTGGGGAGCCGCATACGGACATGGGTGAATGGGGTTCCTATTGCCGACTTGGCTGACGGCCTTACCCTTAGCGGTTTCATCGGCCTGCAAGTTCATGGTATTGGCAATGATGTCACCAAAAAAGGCTTAAAAGTACGCTGGCGAAACATCCGTCTGTTGGATTATCAAACGACCACTTGGTTTGCCAATTCAGACCCCCAAGATCACCCCATCTCGGCGGTGAACGACGACCTCCCAGTAACTTTTTGGCAATCCTCTGCACCCGATTCATGGATTGAAGCCGATTTCAAGCGGCCTCGCCTTGTTTCATCGGTGCAAATAGCTTTTCATATGGCCGCAGCGCGTCGGTATGCTTTCCGGATATTGGCTTCCGAAGAAGGGAGACACTGGCGAATTTTGAAGGAGGGTCAAAGTAGCCCACAAACTGGCCTACAAACCTTTTCTTTCCCTTCGACAACCACCCGATATATCC
- a CDS encoding 4a-hydroxytetrahydrobiopterin dehydratase yields MPTPLAPEGYAAALAQLPGWRLEDRALKKTFHFANFRAAISAMVRLSFEAETLNHHPEWFNVWNRVEITLRTHDAGNQVTDLDLTLAHKIEAALSEFK; encoded by the coding sequence ATGCCCACTCCTCTTGCACCCGAAGGGTACGCAGCCGCCTTGGCACAATTGCCCGGTTGGCGGTTGGAAGATCGCGCCCTAAAAAAAACCTTTCATTTTGCAAATTTCCGTGCTGCTATATCCGCGATGGTACGGCTTTCCTTCGAGGCGGAGACGCTCAACCATCACCCTGAATGGTTTAATGTTTGGAATCGAGTGGAAATTACCCTTCGTACACATGATGCCGGAAATCAAGTAACGGATTTAGACCTGACTTTAGCCCACAAAATCGAAGCAGCATTGTCGGAATTTAAATGA